The DNA segment CGTGATCATCAGCGGATAGGTGGTGATCTGTCTTGGGTCGAGGCGTGAGGCCATGTCTAAGTCGTGCTGGATCACTTCATCGGTTTGACCGCGAAAGCCAAAAATCAGGTCGACGTTGATAATAGGGAACAGCTCTTTGGCCGCCATGATCTTGTCGAAGGTTTGCTGACCTGTGCCGAACTTTTCGAGGCGATCGGTCATTTTTAAAATGTCGTCGTTAAAGCTTTGTACGCCGATGGACATACGATCCACTAAGCCCTTGAGTTGCTTAAAGCCTGGGCTGTCTAAATGCTGTGGATCCGACTCGCAAGACACTTCTTTAATGCTTGGGAATAGGGTCTTGGCATGCTCAATGGTACGGGCGAGTTCATCTTCTAATACTGTGGTGGTGCCGCCGCCAATGTACATAGATTCAAAGTCATAGCCTAAGGCTTTGACCATCTCCATCTCTTTACGTAGAGAGATAAAGTAAGCGCGCGCCTTGTCTTCCTTAAACATAAAACGGTGGAAGGTACAGTAAGAACACAAGGTATGGCAGAAGGGCACATGGGCATAAAGCATGTACTTTTTACCTTCGACCGGGGCGGGCATAATGTCGGCGGAGAGCGTATCGAGGCGAAGATTCTTATCGACATAATACTGCATGACTCGTTCCATCGAGCTGAGCATCCAGTTAGGGACGGTAATATTCGCTTGATAAGGCGTTGCGATCGCGCCATTGAGCGTTTGAATAACAGAAGACATAACGATTCCTATCTGAGAGTGCTAACCGTAAACACCGAAATTGCTTTAGGTAATTCACGACCACCTAGCGCAATTAGACTACCTCGTATGGAGTAAGCAAAACGTGAACTGGTTATAAGTTACGGTTTCCTAACAAGGAAATCACTGGCTTTTTGTTAAGCAGATCATGTTTTAGTAAACATAGATGCATATTTACTGAGGTTTTTGGCTGTTTGTTATTGAATTTGAGCGATTAACTTTAGCGCTCAATCGAAAGACTGAAATGATAAAAAGTTGAGCTTCTTACTTGTGGGCATTTTGACTTGTACTGAGGGTATCTGGCTGTCATTATCCCTGCGGACATTGCCTAATCTCCCCAACCTGCCTGAAATCTTGGAGGATCCCCATTGGTTAATATCAACCGCTTTTTTCCGCTATTCGCCTTAGTTGGGGCGGGTACGGCGTATTTGATGCCCGCATGGTTTAGCGGATTGAAAACCAGCATAGTACCGTTGCTGGTGGTGATTATGTTATCTATGGGGCTGACCTTAGATGTGCGGGACTTTGCCAATGCATTCAAACAGAAACGTGCCGTTATCACTGGCTTAATCTTGCAATTTACCCTAATGCCCTTAAGTGCCTTAGCCATTAGCTTGCTGTTAGGGCTCAATCGGGAATTGACCATAGGCATGGTGCTGGTGGGGAGTGTGGCGGGTGGCACGGCATCGAACGTGATTTGCTATTTGGCCAAGGGCGATGTCGCCTTATCTATCACTATGACTGCGCTATCGACCTTAGCGGGTGTAGTGCTCACACCCTTGATTATTGAGCTATTAATCGGCGAGATGGTCGCCATTCCTTTAATGGATATGCTCGTCAGCCTCGTTAAAATCGTGCTTATCCCTGTGACTGTGGGTGTGGTGTTGAATCACTTCTTTAAACCGCAGGTTGCTAAACTTGCCCCCGCATTACCCATCATTTCTATCGTGGCGATTGTACTGGCCATCAGCATTATTGTGGCCCTAAATGCAGGGCAATTTTCGCAGGTGGGGCCTGTGATTTTACTCGCGGTGTTTCTACATAACGGTTTGGGACTCGCCTTGGG comes from the Shewanella seohaensis genome and includes:
- a CDS encoding bile acid:sodium symporter family protein; the encoded protein is MVNINRFFPLFALVGAGTAYLMPAWFSGLKTSIVPLLVVIMLSMGLTLDVRDFANAFKQKRAVITGLILQFTLMPLSALAISLLLGLNRELTIGMVLVGSVAGGTASNVICYLAKGDVALSITMTALSTLAGVVLTPLIIELLIGEMVAIPLMDMLVSLVKIVLIPVTVGVVLNHFFKPQVAKLAPALPIISIVAIVLAISIIVALNAGQFSQVGPVILLAVFLHNGLGLALGYTCCRLLGFNRTVCKTISIEVGLQNSGLATALCIKFFSPLSAVPSAIFSIWHNLSGALLAGYWASLEQDPDGVKTTTK
- a CDS encoding coproporphyrinogen III oxidase family protein; the protein is MSSVIQTLNGAIATPYQANITVPNWMLSSMERVMQYYVDKNLRLDTLSADIMPAPVEGKKYMLYAHVPFCHTLCSYCTFHRFMFKEDKARAYFISLRKEMEMVKALGYDFESMYIGGGTTTVLEDELARTIEHAKTLFPSIKEVSCESDPQHLDSPGFKQLKGLVDRMSIGVQSFNDDILKMTDRLEKFGTGQQTFDKIMAAKELFPIINVDLIFGFRGQTDEVIQHDLDMASRLDPRQITTYPLMITHQTRKSVKGKLAAPQADMANQYRQILNRLNGQYNQLSAWAFGKANDEGFDEYVIDYDEYLGVGSGSFSFLNDTLYVNTFSLRKYQERIAAGKMGVEQQKNYSKKDVMQYRFLLGMFSGRLSRKYFRETFGVNLDTALFKEMTSMKLIGAIKNDPTDPDNLIITDNGKMMGLLMMKEFYAGMDNVRAQLRKPLKPCDM